A single Prevotella sp. E15-22 DNA region contains:
- a CDS encoding 4Fe-4S binding protein translates to MTQKRFHRHFATPGLPLYWIIIAYIILAWFFPVIGLLALICMIGPVLTSIWKGRYWCGHICPRGNMYDRLLSKYSPHREIPKFVRTFGFRLFMVIFIFTMFGIQLSMVRWSEGGLTMWGDIGRVFWTIIVATTMVGVILSFIYAPRTWCSFCPMGTISRWVAPKHAPLPKAFTNIHVTSACQMKCKSCARVCPMQLTPYDSRGQEEGYLHPDCIKCGKCVLACPTKIMTLNH, encoded by the coding sequence ATGACACAAAAACGATTCCATAGGCATTTTGCCACCCCAGGGCTGCCACTCTACTGGATTATCATTGCCTACATCATCCTGGCATGGTTCTTCCCAGTGATAGGACTGCTGGCACTGATCTGCATGATTGGTCCAGTGCTGACCAGCATCTGGAAAGGCCGTTACTGGTGCGGCCACATCTGTCCACGCGGCAATATGTACGACCGCTTGCTGTCGAAGTACTCGCCCCATCGCGAGATACCCAAGTTCGTGCGCACCTTCGGCTTCCGCCTGTTCATGGTGATCTTCATCTTCACCATGTTTGGCATCCAACTGAGTATGGTGCGCTGGAGCGAAGGCGGCCTCACCATGTGGGGCGACATTGGTCGCGTGTTCTGGACCATCATCGTAGCAACCACCATGGTGGGCGTCATCCTGAGCTTTATCTATGCTCCACGCACCTGGTGTTCGTTCTGCCCCATGGGCACCATCTCACGATGGGTGGCACCCAAGCATGCGCCACTGCCCAAGGCCTTCACAAACATCCACGTGACGAGCGCCTGCCAGATGAAGTGTAAGAGTTGCGCACGTGTGTGCCCCATGCAACTGACCCCCTACGACAGTCGCGGCCAGGAAGAGGGCTATCTGCACCCCGACTGCATTAAATGCGGCAAGTGCGTGCTGGCATGCCCCACGAAGATTATGACATTAAATCACTAA
- a CDS encoding acetate kinase, with amino-acid sequence MKILVLNCGSSSIKYALYNMDDKSVMTSGGAERVGLDNAFVKVKLANGEKKQIMHDIPEHTEGVKFIFSLLTDPEIGVIKDLKEIDAVGHRMVHGGEKFNKSVVLTDEVLKAFEECSDLAPLHNPANLKGVNAVKELMPGLPQVGVFDTAFHQTMPAKAYMYAIPYELYEKYGVRRYGFHGTSHRYVSARACEFLGIKAEGTKMITCHIGNGGSVAAVLDGKCVDTSMGLTPLEGLVMGTRSGDIDGGAVTFLEKKLGLDADGMSNLLNKKSGVAGIIGGSSDMRDVENAAKAGEPRAILAQQMYFYRIKKYIGAYAAAMGGVDVIVFTAGVGENQISMRSEVCKGLEFLGVKFDEQKNQVRGEEAVISADDSKVKVVVIPTDEELMIATDTMNLL; translated from the coding sequence ATGAAAATCCTTGTATTGAATTGCGGTTCTTCGTCTATCAAGTACGCTCTGTACAACATGGACGACAAGAGTGTGATGACCAGCGGTGGCGCTGAGCGCGTTGGCTTGGACAATGCTTTCGTAAAGGTGAAGCTCGCTAATGGCGAGAAGAAGCAGATTATGCACGACATCCCTGAGCATACTGAGGGTGTGAAGTTCATCTTCTCTCTGCTCACCGATCCTGAGATTGGTGTGATTAAAGACCTGAAGGAGATCGATGCCGTGGGTCACCGTATGGTGCATGGCGGCGAGAAGTTCAACAAGTCAGTGGTGCTGACCGACGAGGTGCTGAAGGCCTTTGAGGAGTGCTCTGACCTGGCTCCCCTGCACAACCCTGCCAACCTGAAGGGCGTGAACGCCGTGAAGGAGCTGATGCCTGGCCTGCCTCAGGTGGGTGTGTTCGACACTGCCTTCCATCAGACCATGCCTGCCAAGGCTTATATGTATGCCATTCCTTACGAGCTCTACGAGAAGTATGGCGTGCGTCGCTATGGCTTCCACGGCACCTCTCACCGCTATGTGTCAGCTCGCGCCTGCGAGTTCCTGGGTATCAAGGCCGAAGGTACCAAGATGATTACCTGTCATATTGGTAACGGTGGCTCTGTGGCTGCTGTGCTCGATGGCAAGTGTGTCGACACCTCAATGGGTCTCACACCTCTGGAGGGTCTCGTCATGGGTACTCGCTCTGGCGATATCGACGGTGGCGCTGTCACCTTCCTCGAGAAGAAGCTGGGTCTCGATGCCGATGGCATGAGCAACCTGCTCAACAAGAAGAGTGGTGTGGCTGGTATCATTGGTGGCTCAAGCGATATGCGCGACGTGGAGAACGCTGCCAAGGCTGGCGAGCCTCGTGCTATCCTGGCTCAGCAGATGTACTTCTATCGCATTAAGAAGTATATCGGTGCCTATGCAGCCGCTATGGGTGGTGTCGATGTGATTGTCTTCACCGCTGGTGTGGGCGAGAACCAAATCTCTATGCGTTCTGAGGTCTGCAAGGGTCTGGAGTTCCTGGGCGTGAAGTTCGACGAGCAGAAGAACCAGGTGCGTGGCGAGGAAGCTGTTATCTCGGCCGACGACTCAAAGGTGAAGGTTGTTGTCATCCCCACCGACGAGGAGCTGATGATTGCTACCGATACGATGAACCTGCTCTAA
- the pta gene encoding phosphate acetyltransferase — MGLIEQIIARAKSNKQRIVLPEAEEERTLMAADRVLADDMADLILIGNPEKVHALAKEKGLTHIDKATLIDPLNYEKSEELAQLLQKLREKKGMTIEKARELVKDPLYLGCMIIKTEGADGQISGALSTTGETLRPALQIIKCAPGITCVSGAMLMITDKPEYGENGVLVMGDVAVTPMPDANQLSQIAVCTAQTAKSVAGFADPRVAMLSFSTKGSASHEVVDKVVEATKLAKELDPNLKIDGELQADAALVPSVGSKKAPGSEIAGKANVLVMPCLEVGNIAYKLVQRLAGATAIGPILQGIARPVNDLSRGCSVEDIYYLVAITACQAMDAKK; from the coding sequence ATGGGATTAATTGAACAAATCATTGCGCGTGCTAAGAGTAACAAGCAGCGCATTGTGCTCCCTGAAGCTGAAGAGGAGCGCACTCTGATGGCTGCCGACCGTGTGTTGGCAGATGACATGGCAGACCTTATTCTGATTGGTAACCCTGAGAAGGTTCACGCTCTGGCAAAGGAGAAGGGCCTCACTCATATTGATAAGGCCACCCTCATCGACCCGCTGAACTACGAGAAGAGCGAGGAACTGGCTCAGCTCCTGCAGAAGTTGCGTGAGAAGAAGGGTATGACCATCGAGAAGGCTCGCGAGCTGGTGAAGGATCCCCTCTATCTGGGTTGTATGATCATCAAAACCGAGGGTGCCGACGGCCAGATTTCTGGTGCACTCTCAACAACAGGTGAGACCCTGCGTCCTGCCCTCCAGATTATCAAGTGTGCCCCTGGCATCACCTGCGTGAGCGGTGCTATGCTGATGATTACCGACAAGCCTGAGTATGGCGAGAACGGTGTGCTCGTGATGGGCGACGTTGCCGTTACGCCTATGCCCGATGCCAACCAGCTGAGTCAGATTGCTGTTTGCACAGCTCAGACTGCCAAGAGCGTGGCTGGCTTTGCTGATCCTCGCGTGGCTATGCTGAGCTTCTCTACCAAGGGTTCTGCTTCTCATGAGGTGGTTGACAAGGTGGTTGAGGCTACGAAGCTGGCCAAGGAACTCGATCCCAACCTGAAGATTGACGGTGAGCTGCAGGCTGATGCTGCACTCGTTCCCTCTGTAGGTTCTAAGAAGGCTCCTGGTTCAGAAATTGCTGGTAAGGCCAACGTGCTGGTGATGCCTTGTCTTGAGGTAGGTAACATCGCCTATAAGCTGGTGCAGCGTCTGGCTGGTGCTACTGCTATCGGCCCCATCCTGCAGGGTATCGCTCGTCCTGTCAACGACCTGTCTCGTGGCTGCTCAGTAGAGGATATCTATTATCTGGTAGCTATCACCGCTTGTCAGGCTATGGACGCTAAGAAGTAA
- the cdaA gene encoding diadenylate cyclase CdaA, whose product MIDFGVKDIIDILLVAVLLYNTYRLMRESRSLNVFVGIMIFILVWVFVSQVLEMKLLGAILDKLVSVGVIVIVVIFQEDIRKVLYNLGAHRRIRTLVRLFSPKRVEEKDAAKVKKNIMPIVMAAMSMAKGKVGALIVIECNMPLNDIVATGEVIDAAVNQRLIENIFFKNSPLHDGAMVISNHRIKAAGCILPVSHDLDIPKYLGLRHRAALGMSQESDALCVIVSEETGGISIARNGHLKLRLSAEELESTLTDLMKA is encoded by the coding sequence ATGATAGACTTCGGAGTTAAGGATATTATTGACATTCTGTTGGTAGCCGTACTGTTGTACAACACCTACAGGCTGATGCGCGAATCGCGTTCGCTGAACGTGTTCGTGGGCATCATGATTTTTATCTTGGTGTGGGTGTTCGTGTCGCAGGTGCTCGAGATGAAGCTCCTTGGCGCCATCCTCGACAAACTCGTGTCGGTGGGTGTCATCGTCATCGTGGTCATCTTTCAGGAGGACATCCGCAAGGTGCTCTATAACCTAGGTGCCCATCGTCGCATCCGTACGCTGGTGCGCCTCTTCTCGCCCAAACGTGTAGAGGAGAAGGATGCTGCGAAGGTGAAGAAGAATATCATGCCTATTGTGATGGCTGCCATGTCGATGGCAAAAGGCAAGGTGGGTGCGCTCATCGTCATCGAGTGTAACATGCCCCTGAACGATATCGTGGCTACTGGCGAGGTGATTGATGCGGCTGTGAACCAGCGACTTATCGAGAATATTTTCTTTAAGAACTCGCCCCTGCACGATGGCGCGATGGTTATCAGTAATCATCGCATCAAAGCGGCTGGCTGTATCCTGCCAGTGAGTCACGACCTGGATATACCAAAGTACCTGGGACTGCGTCATCGCGCGGCCTTGGGCATGTCTCAGGAGAGTGACGCCCTCTGCGTCATCGTCTCAGAAGAGACGGGTGGCATCAGCATTGCCCGCAATGGTCATCTGAAGCTGCGCTTGTCGGCCGAGGAGTTGGAATCCACGCTGACAGACCTGATGAAGGCATAG
- the folP gene encoding dihydropteroate synthase, with amino-acid sequence MNYTLNMKGQLMDLSEPKVMGILNVTPDSFFAGSRKQTEYDIAQRANEIIEQGGAMIDVGAYSTRPGAAKVSAEEEMRRLRMALAVVRHEQPNVPLSVDTFRADVARMVVEEFGADIINDVGEGADPDMFRMVARLQVPYILMSVQKDLHDTLMVFAQKVQQLRDLGQKDIILDPGFGFGKTLDDNYRLMNEMEKLQVLQLPLLVGISRKSMIYKLLGITQDEALNGTTFLNTIALMKGADILRVHDVKEAVEIVKMYDRLRS; translated from the coding sequence ATGAATTATACACTGAATATGAAAGGCCAACTGATGGATTTGTCAGAGCCGAAGGTGATGGGAATCCTGAATGTGACGCCCGACTCTTTTTTTGCAGGCAGTCGCAAGCAGACTGAGTATGATATTGCCCAGAGGGCTAACGAAATAATAGAACAGGGTGGTGCCATGATCGATGTGGGCGCCTATTCCACTCGCCCTGGTGCCGCCAAAGTGAGTGCCGAGGAGGAGATGCGCCGCTTGCGTATGGCTTTGGCTGTGGTGAGGCACGAACAACCCAACGTGCCCCTGTCGGTCGACACGTTCCGTGCCGATGTGGCGCGTATGGTGGTCGAGGAGTTTGGTGCCGACATCATCAACGACGTGGGTGAGGGTGCCGATCCTGATATGTTTCGCATGGTGGCACGCCTGCAGGTGCCGTATATCCTGATGTCTGTCCAAAAGGATTTGCACGACACGCTGATGGTCTTTGCCCAGAAGGTGCAGCAGTTGCGCGACTTGGGACAGAAAGACATCATCCTGGACCCAGGCTTTGGCTTTGGCAAGACACTCGACGATAATTATCGCCTGATGAACGAGATGGAGAAACTGCAGGTGCTGCAACTGCCTTTGCTGGTGGGCATCTCGCGCAAGTCGATGATCTACAAACTGCTAGGCATCACTCAAGACGAGGCCCTTAATGGCACCACGTTCCTCAATACCATTGCGCTGATGAAGGGCGCCGACATCCTGCGTGTGCATGATGTGAAGGAGGCCGTAGAAATAGTGAAGATGTATGATAGACTTCGGAGTTAA
- a CDS encoding M15 family metallopeptidase encodes MKKTTFTLASAIILICGIMATMACSSEDNASAVDPTEDSSQFVTLTDVVPDAILEIRYFGTYNFVGTRIDGYLEPTALLTKVAADSLLAVSNDVKALGYRLKIYDAYRPQMGVDHFMRWGADIADTLMKPYFYPDLTKEVLFPQEYICERSGHTRGSTLDLTLFDMTTEKEVDMGGTFDWFGPESHPDFCGNPETGEYTGENSKSPAGRSITPEQFHNRMILRAAMMRHGFKPFPTEWWHFTLKDEPFPDTYFTFPVKKLN; translated from the coding sequence ATGAAAAAAACAACATTCACACTTGCCAGCGCCATCATCTTGATTTGTGGCATCATGGCTACAATGGCCTGTTCTTCGGAGGACAACGCTTCTGCTGTTGACCCCACAGAAGACAGCAGTCAGTTCGTGACCCTCACAGACGTCGTGCCTGACGCCATCTTGGAAATTCGCTACTTTGGCACTTACAACTTTGTGGGCACGCGTATTGATGGTTATCTGGAGCCTACAGCCCTGCTGACCAAGGTTGCTGCCGACAGTCTGTTGGCTGTGAGCAATGATGTCAAGGCGCTAGGCTATCGCCTGAAGATCTACGATGCCTATCGTCCGCAGATGGGTGTCGACCATTTTATGCGTTGGGGTGCCGACATCGCCGACACGCTGATGAAGCCCTACTTCTATCCTGACCTCACCAAGGAGGTACTCTTTCCACAGGAGTATATCTGCGAGAGAAGCGGCCACACACGCGGCTCCACACTCGACCTGACCCTCTTCGATATGACCACAGAGAAGGAAGTCGACATGGGCGGCACCTTCGACTGGTTTGGCCCAGAGAGTCATCCCGACTTCTGCGGCAATCCTGAGACAGGCGAATATACTGGCGAAAATAGTAAGAGTCCTGCTGGCAGAAGCATCACCCCAGAGCAGTTCCACAATCGCATGATTCTGCGTGCAGCGATGATGCGCCATGGTTTCAAGCCATTCCCCACTGAGTGGTGGCACTTCACCCTGAAGGACGAACCGTTCCCTGACACGTACTTCACCTTCCCCGTCAAGAAACTGAATTAG
- the murF gene encoding UDP-N-acetylmuramoyl-tripeptide--D-alanyl-D-alanine ligase: protein MDIKELYHLYQQHPCITTDSRDCPEGSIFLALKGEKFDGNQYAEGALEKGCAYAIVDNPDVVKDHRYILVDNCLQTFKDIAREHRRQFNIPVIGITGTNGKTTTKELIKAVLSEKYNVLATEGNFNNDVGVPKTLLRLNKEHEIAIIEMGASHPGDIKTLVETAEPTCGLITNVGRAHLQGFGSFEGVIKTKGELYDYLRTKEDGLVFVNADNDYLCDMLTDEMWCTPYSTDPEKQYACISGEVLSCDPLLKFRWRRPLMELEETGASQKWHKVQTNLIGAYNIDNLLAAIAVGINFSVDRKQICHALETYVPTNNRSQLTETPYNRLIVDAYNANPSSMAAALENFQMVVPHEGETKMAILGDMRELGEVSLEEHQKTVDLLAASSLTNVWLVGEEFGKTNTQFRKFKDVEEVKAEIQKNRPAGHLILIKGSNGTKLYQLPELL from the coding sequence ATGGATATCAAGGAATTATATCATCTCTATCAGCAGCATCCATGCATCACCACGGATAGCCGCGACTGCCCTGAGGGCAGCATCTTTCTGGCCCTGAAAGGCGAGAAGTTTGATGGCAACCAATATGCAGAGGGCGCCCTCGAGAAGGGTTGCGCCTATGCCATCGTTGACAACCCCGATGTAGTGAAAGACCATCGTTACATCCTTGTTGACAACTGTCTGCAGACCTTCAAGGACATCGCCCGCGAGCATCGCCGCCAGTTCAATATCCCTGTCATCGGCATCACTGGTACCAATGGTAAGACTACCACCAAGGAACTCATCAAGGCCGTGCTCTCTGAGAAATACAACGTGCTGGCCACTGAGGGCAACTTCAATAACGACGTGGGTGTGCCCAAGACGCTGTTGCGCCTGAACAAGGAGCACGAGATTGCCATCATTGAGATGGGTGCCAGTCATCCTGGCGACATCAAGACGCTGGTTGAAACGGCAGAGCCCACCTGCGGCCTCATCACCAACGTGGGACGTGCCCATCTGCAGGGCTTTGGTTCGTTCGAGGGTGTCATCAAGACCAAGGGCGAACTCTACGACTACCTGCGCACCAAGGAGGACGGACTGGTGTTTGTCAATGCCGACAACGACTACCTGTGCGACATGCTGACCGACGAGATGTGGTGCACACCCTACTCTACCGACCCTGAGAAGCAGTATGCCTGCATATCGGGCGAGGTGCTGAGCTGCGACCCTCTGCTGAAGTTCCGCTGGCGCAGGCCTTTGATGGAACTGGAAGAGACGGGTGCCTCGCAGAAGTGGCATAAGGTGCAGACCAACCTTATTGGCGCCTACAACATAGACAACCTGCTGGCTGCCATCGCTGTGGGCATCAACTTCAGCGTGGACCGCAAGCAGATCTGTCATGCTCTGGAGACTTATGTGCCTACGAACAACCGCTCGCAACTCACTGAGACGCCTTACAACCGACTCATCGTGGATGCCTATAATGCCAACCCTTCGAGCATGGCTGCCGCCCTGGAGAACTTCCAGATGGTGGTGCCTCACGAGGGTGAGACGAAGATGGCCATCCTGGGCGACATGCGCGAGTTGGGCGAGGTGAGTCTGGAGGAACATCAGAAGACGGTTGACCTGCTGGCAGCATCGAGTCTAACGAACGTATGGCTGGTGGGCGAAGAGTTTGGCAAAACCAACACGCAGTTCCGCAAGTTCAAGGACGTGGAAGAGGTAAAGGCCGAGATACAAAAAAATCGTCCCGCTGGTCACCTGATTCTCATCAAGGGTTCCAACGGAACGAAGCTCTATCAGTTGCCTGAGCTGCTATAA
- a CDS encoding pectinesterase family protein produces the protein MKHLKLLILIAWLTVAYTTKAQIVVEAGNAESLLNAIERANLQNADTLSERLFILIPDGVYDLGERVLTSISGHNIALVGQSMEGTIIVNAPKVENEGISTTATLLNRGHHTYVQDLTLKNALDYYHSGAAGRAVCWQDKGDSTIFKHVRMLSYQDTYYSNNEHGHSYFEDSEIHGTVDFICGAGDVFFYHCLLVMEKRRQNGGGRDIIAAPRTSKTDWGYVFSHCTIRSNNTDFVYARGWREQPHCTWLYTTIEQPEHLQSSRFEPRGMRTIQSRFQEYGTMDAHGRNITPKSNVATFTLNGEKNTTETIITKKEAERYALKNVYSQWRPDKKTRTLQKQSARMMKRYLKL, from the coding sequence ATGAAACATCTGAAACTCCTTATCTTGATAGCATGGTTGACTGTCGCCTATACGACAAAGGCACAGATTGTGGTCGAGGCTGGCAATGCCGAGAGTCTGTTGAATGCCATCGAACGGGCTAACCTTCAGAATGCCGATACGCTGTCAGAACGACTCTTTATCCTGATTCCTGATGGCGTCTACGACCTGGGCGAACGAGTGCTGACATCCATCAGTGGTCATAACATCGCCTTGGTGGGTCAGAGCATGGAGGGCACCATCATTGTGAATGCACCAAAGGTCGAGAACGAGGGCATCAGTACGACGGCCACCTTACTGAATCGCGGCCATCACACCTATGTGCAGGATCTCACCCTGAAGAATGCGCTCGACTACTATCACTCGGGTGCGGCAGGCAGGGCTGTCTGCTGGCAAGACAAGGGCGACAGCACCATCTTCAAGCATGTGAGAATGCTGTCGTATCAGGATACTTACTATAGTAACAACGAGCATGGCCACTCGTACTTCGAGGACTCCGAGATTCATGGCACGGTCGACTTCATCTGTGGTGCCGGCGATGTGTTCTTTTATCATTGTCTGCTGGTGATGGAGAAACGCAGGCAGAACGGTGGCGGACGTGACATCATCGCTGCTCCTCGCACGTCGAAGACTGACTGGGGGTATGTGTTCAGTCATTGCACCATCCGTAGCAACAACACGGACTTTGTCTATGCCCGTGGCTGGAGGGAGCAGCCCCACTGCACGTGGCTCTACACCACGATAGAACAGCCAGAGCACCTACAGTCATCGCGCTTTGAGCCTCGCGGCATGCGCACCATTCAGAGTCGCTTCCAAGAGTATGGCACGATGGATGCCCATGGGCGCAACATCACGCCGAAGTCGAACGTGGCGACCTTTACGCTGAACGGCGAGAAGAACACCACAGAGACGATTATCACTAAGAAAGAGGCCGAGCGTTATGCCCTGAAGAACGTCTACTCCCAGTGGCGACCAGACAAAAAGACGCGCACCCTGCAGAAACAGAGCGCGCGTATGATGAAGCGTTACCTGAAATTATAG
- a CDS encoding DUF3098 domain-containing protein, producing the protein MSNNTPKTKWLSFLTTSRFIILLSLLLIAIGYLLMYGPDSTEQAFNPDIFSPQRIVVAPMLCLAGYLLMVVGILRWK; encoded by the coding sequence ATGTCAAACAATACCCCAAAGACTAAGTGGCTTTCCTTTCTGACCACCAGTCGTTTCATCATCCTCTTGTCGCTCCTCCTCATTGCTATTGGCTATCTGCTGATGTATGGACCAGACAGTACTGAGCAGGCTTTCAATCCCGATATCTTTTCGCCTCAGCGTATTGTGGTGGCTCCCATGCTGTGTTTGGCGGGCTATCTGTTGATGGTGGTGGGAATACTTCGATGGAAATAA
- a CDS encoding DUF2723 domain-containing protein, with product MIQEKTFSRLNTMTAWLCFSTAAVVYCMTVEPTASLWDCPEFIACGYKLEIGHPPGAPFFMLVANFFSQFASEPSHVALMVNILSALLSAGCIFFLFLTITHLVRKLIKPEGVAQVIIIEACGVVGALVYTFSDTFWFSAVEAEVYAFSSFLTALMFWLILKWEDEADSPRSSRWIVLIAYITGLSIGVHLLCLLCLPAMFFVILFRKAKRTSWKRRLRLSLVCLFVMLIGFSSYGVILIRANANPPMCENAPSSVERLTKYLSREQYGKTPLFPRIYSQRHAKAYSDWLGSIKTKDGVPTKDENLRYFISYQVNFMYWRYFLWNFVGRQNNIQGNGEVEHGNWITGFRWIDDWLLGCDTSKLPSDLRHNKGRNVFYGLPLLLGLMGILWQWRRGREGRQQFLIVSLLFVMTGLAIVVYLNQTPLQPRERDYAYVGSFYAFAIWIGMGVASLYHFFEKRAGKHLVPLAGIVALAGMTVPIQMVSQTWDDHDRSGRYTCRDFGANYLESMQREGYPVIFTNGDNDTFPLWYNHEVEGVRTDTRDCNLEYLNTDWYIDQMKRPAYDSPALPIALRHEDYQEGRLDCVPIDVDSVTIGQTVISLKDVHYLFKNELMVLHMLQQSQWQRPFYLSISTGNSTLSFLRNHLVLEGLAYRISPTATEQRVDVERLYDNIMHRFRYGGLNTKGIYVDEDVKRMADSHQLIMGILIDSLLRQGDVKRALTVCEKWQHEMPHENVPYTDAALSMARCYYMAGQYQQGDAIANDLLRRSDEWLSWIQTIRPKRRNGSRYSQYVWLQTMERALTVAAQYNRTELFYQYSKSYEQYVKQYPKD from the coding sequence ATGATACAAGAAAAAACTTTTTCGAGATTAAACACCATGACGGCGTGGCTGTGTTTTTCCACTGCCGCCGTGGTGTATTGTATGACGGTGGAGCCTACGGCCAGCTTGTGGGACTGCCCAGAGTTCATTGCGTGTGGCTATAAACTGGAGATTGGTCATCCGCCTGGCGCCCCTTTCTTTATGCTCGTGGCCAACTTCTTCTCACAGTTTGCCAGTGAGCCGTCGCATGTGGCATTGATGGTGAATATCCTGTCGGCACTCCTGAGTGCGGGCTGTATCTTCTTCTTGTTCCTGACCATCACACACCTCGTTCGCAAACTGATAAAGCCTGAGGGCGTGGCGCAAGTCATCATCATCGAGGCCTGTGGCGTGGTGGGTGCACTGGTCTATACCTTTAGCGACACGTTCTGGTTCTCGGCAGTCGAGGCCGAGGTCTATGCCTTCTCCAGCTTCCTTACGGCCCTGATGTTTTGGCTGATTCTGAAGTGGGAAGATGAGGCCGACAGTCCTCGCAGTAGTCGATGGATTGTCTTGATAGCCTATATCACGGGTTTGTCCATTGGCGTTCATCTGCTGTGCCTTCTCTGTTTGCCAGCCATGTTCTTTGTGATCCTTTTTCGTAAGGCAAAGCGCACCTCCTGGAAGCGTAGACTTCGACTGTCGCTGGTCTGTCTGTTTGTAATGCTGATTGGCTTCAGCAGCTATGGTGTCATTCTGATAAGGGCCAACGCCAACCCGCCAATGTGCGAGAATGCACCCAGTAGTGTGGAGCGACTCACTAAGTACCTGAGTCGTGAGCAGTATGGCAAGACGCCTCTCTTCCCCAGAATCTACTCCCAGCGCCATGCCAAGGCCTATTCCGATTGGCTTGGCAGCATCAAAACCAAGGATGGCGTGCCCACCAAAGATGAGAACCTGCGCTATTTCATTAGTTATCAGGTGAACTTCATGTATTGGCGCTACTTCTTGTGGAACTTTGTGGGTCGACAGAACAATATCCAGGGCAATGGCGAGGTGGAGCACGGCAACTGGATAACAGGCTTCCGATGGATAGATGACTGGTTGCTGGGGTGCGACACGTCGAAGTTGCCCTCCGACCTCAGGCATAACAAGGGGCGCAACGTGTTCTATGGTCTCCCCTTGTTACTCGGTTTGATGGGCATCCTTTGGCAATGGCGCAGAGGGCGCGAGGGGCGACAGCAATTCCTGATTGTCTCGCTGCTGTTCGTGATGACGGGTCTTGCCATTGTTGTCTATCTGAACCAAACACCACTCCAGCCACGTGAACGCGACTATGCCTATGTGGGGTCGTTCTATGCCTTTGCCATTTGGATAGGCATGGGTGTGGCTTCCCTCTATCATTTCTTTGAAAAGCGGGCAGGCAAGCACTTGGTGCCGTTGGCTGGCATCGTGGCATTGGCGGGGATGACTGTCCCCATCCAGATGGTCTCGCAGACTTGGGACGATCACGATCGCTCTGGCCGCTATACCTGTCGCGACTTTGGTGCCAACTATCTGGAGAGTATGCAGCGCGAAGGCTATCCCGTGATCTTCACCAATGGCGACAACGACACGTTCCCACTGTGGTATAACCACGAGGTGGAAGGGGTGCGAACAGATACGCGCGACTGTAACCTGGAGTATCTGAATACCGACTGGTATATCGACCAGATGAAACGCCCGGCCTACGACTCGCCAGCCTTGCCTATCGCCTTGCGTCATGAAGACTATCAGGAAGGACGACTGGACTGTGTGCCCATTGATGTTGATAGTGTCACCATTGGTCAGACGGTCATCTCGCTCAAGGACGTGCACTACCTGTTTAAGAACGAACTGATGGTGCTCCACATGTTGCAGCAGTCCCAATGGCAGCGTCCCTTCTATCTCTCCATCAGTACGGGCAACAGCACGCTGTCGTTCCTTCGCAATCATCTGGTGCTCGAGGGACTGGCCTATCGCATCAGTCCTACGGCCACAGAACAGCGGGTGGACGTGGAACGACTCTACGACAACATTATGCATCGTTTCCGCTATGGCGGTCTCAATACGAAAGGCATCTATGTGGACGAGGATGTGAAGCGCATGGCCGACAGTCACCAGTTGATCATGGGCATATTGATTGACTCCTTGCTCCGGCAGGGTGATGTGAAGCGGGCCCTGACCGTCTGTGAAAAATGGCAGCATGAGATGCCGCACGAGAATGTGCCCTATACAGATGCAGCTCTTTCCATGGCGCGCTGCTATTATATGGCAGGACAATATCAGCAGGGCGATGCCATCGCAAACGATCTGCTCCGTCGTTCTGACGAGTGGCTTTCGTGGATACAGACCATCCGTCCCAAGCGTCGCAATGGCTCACGCTACTCGCAGTATGTGTGGCTGCAGACGATGGAGCGTGCCCTCACCGTGGCTGCGCAATACAACAGAACAGAACTCTTTTATCAATACAGTAAATCCTATGAACAGTATGTCAAACAATACCCCAAAGACTAA